A segment of the Cenarchaeum symbiosum A genome:
CAAACAAGCCCACCAGCACCACCATAGACGACGGGCTGGTCCTTTATGACACGTACATAACGGCTGCAGTGCGCTGCGCCCCTCCCCAGAACAAGCCGCTAAAAGAAGAGTTCGAGAACTGCTTTGGGTATATAGAAGAAGAGTTCAAACTGCTTACCGACGTCAGGGTGGTGGTCTGCCTGGGCAGGATAGCGTTTTCATGCTGCTGCAGGCTGCTGGGCATACGGGGCGAGCAGTTTGCCCACGGCAGAGTCTTTGCCCATGGAAACCTGAGCATAGTATGCTCGTACCACCCCAGCAGGCAGAACACCCAGACGGGGAGGCTCACGTGGCCGCAGTGGAAGAGGATCTTCCGGCTTGCCCGGAATCAGCTCCCCAAGGGCGGGGCACGCTTAAAAAATTAATAACAGCCGGGCGCACCCGTCGGCCATGGTGGAACAGGGGCGGACGCAGGTGTCGATACTAGTGCCTACGTACAACGAATCCCAGAATATCATAGGCCTGCTCAAGTCGGTAGCCGAGAGCCTGCCGAAGAACATCGCCGCCGAGACCATAGTGATAGATGACAACTCGCCCGACGGGACGGGCAGGCTGGTAGAGGACTACATACGCAGCGTAGGCAAGAAGGCAGGCCAGACCATCGGCATCATACACCGGAGGACAAAG
Coding sequences within it:
- a CDS encoding uracil-DNA glycosylase (COG1573) produces the protein MASGLEALNRRIVRCKKCPRLSAYIRDVAEKKVRRHAGEKYWGRPLSGFGDPHARILVVGLAPAAHGGNRTGRMFTGDSSGDWVARALHENGLANKPTSTTIDDGLVLYDTYITAAVRCAPPQNKPLKEEFENCFGYIEEEFKLLTDVRVVVCLGRIAFSCCCRLLGIRGEQFAHGRVFAHGNLSIVCSYHPSRQNTQTGRLTWPQWKRIFRLARNQLPKGGARLKN